The segment CCGTGACAGTAGCGCCAACGTGGACATGAACGGCATCAGCTTCCGCGTGCCGGTGGACAGCCTTTACGAAGTGCCCGCCTGCCCCGAGACCCGGGAAACCCAGCCTCTGGCCACAACCCACGCCACGCCCAAGGCCGCCACCGAGCTCAAGCTCCTCGGCCTCACCTTTGACGAGGCCCGGCCGTTGATAGACGAGTTTTTGGACAACGCCACCCTCGCCGGGCTCCATAGCCTCCGGATCGTCCACGGCAAAGGCACCGGCGCCCTCAGGGGCAAGGTGCGCGACTATCTGAAAAGAAAAAAAACGGTGGTCTCGATCGACACGCCAGTCCCCTCCGAGGGCGGCAGCGGGGTCACCCTGGTGAAAATATAGATGGATAGAAACCTCATCGAACAGGTCCGCCACGCCAATGATATCGTGAATGTTATCCAGGGCTATCTGCCCCTGAAGCGCGCGGGCGCCAACTGGCGAGGAATCTGCCCCTTTCACCAGGACACCAACCCCTCCCTGAACGTGAACCCCGCCCGGCAGATCTTCAAGTGCTTCGCCTGTGGCAAGGCCGGAAACGTCTTCACCTTCGTGCAGGAATACGAGAAGCTCACCTTTTTCGAGGCCTTCAAAAAACTTGCTGCCCGCGCCGGGATAGCCATTCCGGATTCCGACCGCACCAAAACCGTCTCCACCAAGCGCGACCAACTGCTCCAGATTTACACCAACGCCCGGGATTTCTACTGCGAAAACCTCTTTAAACACGGCCAGAAGGTGCTCGATTACCTCCAAAAACGCTCTTTCAGCCCCGAAACTGCAAAATCCCTCGAGCTCGGCTACTCCCTCGCCAGTGAAAAATCTCTGCTCAACCACCTCCTCAAGGAAGGCCATTCAGTCTCGCTGCTAAAGGAATCCGGCCTCTTCGGAAACTACTCAGGGAACCTCGTGGATTTCTTCCGCGGGCGCCTGATGTTTCCCATCCATAGCAACATCGGCGAGGTTATCGCCTTTGGCGGACGCGTTTTGGAAGAAGGCGCCCCCGGTGGAAAATACGTTAACACCGCCGGAACCGAGCTTTACACCAAGGGCCACGAGCTTTACGGCCTCTTCAAGACCAAATACGAGATTTCCAAAGCCGGAAGTGTGCTCATCAGCGAAGGCTATTTCGATTTCCTGAGGCTTTACGAGGCCGGCTTCCTCAATTCCGTGGCCTCTCTAGGCACCGCCCTAACCGAAGACCAGGTCTGGCTGTTAACGCGTTATGCCCCCCGCGCCCATCTGCTTTACGACGGTGACGCCGCCGGTGTCCAGAGCGCCGTCCGCGCCGCCCTGCTCTGTCTTTCCAAAGGCCTCGAGGCTTTCATCGTTGAGCTTCCCGAAGAGCACGATCCGGACAGCTTCATCCTCGAAGAAGGCCCCGAAGCCCTCCGGGAAAGGATTGCCGCCTCCCGAAGCGTGATCAGCTTCCTGGCTGAAACCCCCTCCAAAACGCCAGCCGGAGAACGCATCGACACTATCCTGGACGCCGTCCGCGCCCTCAGGGATCCCGTCCGCCGCGAACTTCTGGCCCGCGAAATAGCTGAATCCTTCGGCATTTCCGCCCGCGCCGTTTTCTCCAAGCTGCGCCGCACCACCGCTCCCCCCGAAGAGCCCGCCCGGCTCTACACTGTGCCCGTCCTCGAGGAAAACGCCGAGGAGCGCCACCTGCTCATCCTCGCCCTCCAATCCGCAGATTCGTTCAATTTACTTGCCGAAACCCTCACTCCGGATTATTTTGTGAATAGATCATACCGCGAGCTCTTCAAATATCTGGCCGCACATGCTGACCGGGAAGCCATTGAAGAGCCCGCCCGTCTTTTGGATAACATTGAAAACAAGGATTTAAGGGACCTCTTGGCAGACTTTCTCTTCGCTGACCTGCAGGAAATGAGCTTCAGCGACGTCCTGAACCAGGTGCAAATGCGCAAACTTCAGCGCGATATGCTGGAGCTTGACCGCAAAATCCAGGCTGAGCCGGACAACCTTTCTCTCCTCGAAGAGAAGAAAAAGCTCTCCCAAGCCTTCAACCGCCTCACGAAAAAAGTGGTGCGTGGCCTTCTCACCTGAGAGGTCCCGCCTCGAAAGGAGCATTAATGATCACCTACAACGAATGTCTGAAGAAACTTGTCGATCTCGGCAAGGACACCGGCTATATCACCTTTAAGCAGATCAATGACATTCTGCCCAACAGCCCCTTCTTCCTGGACAAGGTGGACGACATCATCTTCGACCTACGCCAGGACGGCATCGAGATCATCGACGAAACCGAAAAGCGCCTTACCAAGGGAGCCGCCCTCCGCAAACCCGCTCCCCCCAAGAAATTCAAGTCCAAGCGCTTTTACGATGATCCTGTCCGCATGTATCTCCGCGAAATGGGCCGCGTTCCCCTTCTGGACCGCGAAGGCGAGGTCCGCGTGGCCCAGAAGATCGAAACCTACCAAAAGATGGTCAACCAAAACGTCTTCAAGTCCGGCTCCACCCTCCGCGAAATGTACAACTTCCTCCACCGCTACCGCGAGCGCCGTGTCCGCCTCGACCAAATCTTCCGCGTGGACATCGGCACCTGGATAGATAAAAAACAGGATGTCATTATCGTTGACCAGTTCCGCGACGTCCTCAAGGCCAACGACGCCATCTTCGAAAAAATCGGCATCATCCTCGACAACTGCGACTATGACGACGCCGGAAACGCCTCCCGCCAGGAAGAGATCGACGCCCTAAGAAACCAGGTCATCGACAACTTCAACCTTCTCACCTACAATGAAAAACTCATCAAGCGCATGGTGTACCGCGTCCGCTCCCTCGTGGAACGCATCGAGGAAAGCTATAACAGCATCACCGATCTAACCCGCATCAAACGCTATACCATCGACGAAATCTGCACCTACGGCCGCCGCGCCAAAAAATCCGACGAGGATTATGAGGAAGTCCGCGCCGAAACCAAGATCGACCCAGAAGTATTCATCGAAACCCTCCGCAAAATCAAGAACGCCCGCCGCAAGATCCGCCGCGTTGAGCTCGAAACCAAGATGACCGGAAACGACCTCATCTTCCTCCTCCGCGAAATCGACCGCGCAGAACGCAACAAAGAAAAAGCCCAGAACGAAATGATCGAGGCCAACGTCCGCCTCGTCATCTCCATCGCCAAACGCTATAACAACCGTGGCCTCGAATTCCTCGACCTCATCCAGGAAGGAAACACCGGTCTCATGCGCGCCGTGGAAAAGTATGACTACCGCAAGGGCTATAAATTCTCCACCTACGCCACCTGGTGGATTCGCCAGGCCATCACCCGGGCCATCGCTGACCAGGCCCGAACCATCCGCATCCCTGTCCACATGATCGAATCCATCAACAAGATCAACCGCACCAGCCGCCGCCTCCAGCAAAAACTCGGCCGGGATGCCTTCCCGGAAGAAATCTCCGAAGTCCTCGATATGCCCGTCGAAAAGGTCAAATCCATCCTCTCCATCTCCAAGGAACCCGTCTCCCTCGACAAACCCATCGGACACGACTCCGAAGATTCCATCCTCGGCGATTTCATCGAAGACCGCACCATCATCAGTCCCGAACGCCTTGCCGAACGCTCCCTCCTTAAAAAACAGGTCGATGAGGTGCTCAAAACCCTCACCACCCGCGAGGAACGCGTCATTCGCCTCCGCTTCGGCATCGACGACGGCTACCACCGCACCCTCGAGGAAGTCGGAAACATCTTCCAGGTAACCCGCGAACGCATCCGCCAAATCGAGGATAAAGCCCTCAGGAAACTCCGCCACCCCTCCCGCGCCGCCATCCTACAACAGTTCATGGATAATTTTAACGTCAAATAGGGGACAAAGATAAAAGAAACAGTTTCAAACCCGGAGGGCGTGAAAGGGCGGATGGATGATAGGATGTGATCCCCGCTGCCGTCGATGCTCGTTCCTTGCTCGCCGCCAGCGTGTGGCTTGGCCGTTAAGGCCCTTTCTTTTGCCATAGTTTCGCCTCCCGCATGATTCCCGCGTCCGGTGTGGGCATCGTGCAAGTGGCGTAGGAGAGGGAATATCGCGGGCGCTAAGGGCCTGGCTGGCAGGGCGTTGCTGCGGCCGGATGCAGTATTACAAACCTGTGAGAGATTTCACCGAATCAGGATAAGCTTATTGGTTTGCAGGCTGTTGGGAGTCTTTGCCCTGAGGAAATAGATGCCCGGGCCGAGGGCATTTCCGGCCTGGTCGCGGCCCCGCCAGGTGAAGCTGTGGTTTCCCTCCGGCAGTATGCCTTCAAAGAGAGAATACACTTTCTGCCCTCTCAGGTTGTAGATTTCCAGGGTCAGGGGCGCCTGCTTGGTTTGGGCAAGTTTTATTTCGGTGCCGGTTTTGAAGGGATTGGGATAGGCGAAGATTTGCAGCGGGGTTTCGGGGAATCCTTCGGAAACGGCACTCACCGGAGCCAGGCTCACGACGGCATTGACGGTTCCCGGGACGGCAAAGCCATTGTAGAAGAAGTTATTGAGCTGAACCTGCGCCACAACGAGGCTGGAGTCATTGCCGACGGCGGTGAAGCAGACCTTCAGGAGCAAATCCGCCAGCCCCGTGATGGGCTCATCGCTATCGACTGAAACACGCAGCGAACCCGGGCCCTGAAGCTCGGCAAGGACGCCGGTCGCCCAGGCAGAGAGGGTTTGGGAGGTTTGGACCTCACTGAAGGTTATCTTGTCGGGAGGAAAAGCTAGGTCGAACTCATAATGCGTAATGTTCCATGAGGGAGGCAGATAGGATGTGAGGAGGTTCAGGGTCGCGGTTTCGCCGTAATCCACCCCCAAAGCGTTGGAAAGCCGCAGCGAGCTCCCGGCGGGGCTGTCTATAGTGCTGAAAACGTTGGCCGTTGCCGTTCCCAAGTCATTCACGCTCACCCCCGCGTATTCCGCCGCGACAGGCCTGATGAGATAGGTTCCGGTTTCCCTGCCCACGAAAATGAGTTTCAGCAGTGACCCGCCGCCGACAAGCGGATTGGCTCCGGTCCAGGATACTTGCAGCAGCCCGGGCTCAGGGCTATTCACCAGTATGTTTCCGCCTTCGGACATGGTTCCGACGGTTTCGGCGCCGTCAAATTGCAGGCCTTCGCAGGGATAGGAAATGCTGAGGCTATAACTGTACACACCCCAGCTGGACAGTATGGGGTCGGTGGAGATGCTGACCGTGATTGGATGCGTGATCTGGGCGTCATGGGCGCCGAGCCTGATCCTGGCGCCGTCGACGGCGTAGCCTTGCGGGACAGCGTTGATTATCGCGCGTTGGTCTGTGTTTAAGCTGTATGATAAATAATTGATGGCGTCAATATTATAATAGCCATCCCCACTGCCTCCCCAGCCGAAATTCACATGGAAATAATCACCGGCCTGGTATCCGTCTAGATTGAAGGCGTGATTCATGGTTGGGTCGGAGCCGCCGAACCAAAGCGGAATGCCCTGGTCCAGTTGTTCCTTCAAAGTATCGGTCCACTGGCTGTCGGAGCAATTATTCCGCTCAAGGGATGTGGCTTCGGGAAAGCCAAAGTGATTCCTCAGTCCATCCAGCCCGGCGTACCAGTTTGCCCCCGAGCCCGCATAGGAATACTGCATGTTCATGCTCACCCCGCAATGGTACAGGAGGGTGGCAACGGCAAGGTTGGGAGCTTGCAACGCAGGAGGCATCTGGTCCCACTGATAGGTCGTTTCTCCAAAGTTCACGCTCTGATAGCCGTGGAGTTGGCAAATGTAGCTGTTTGAGCCGATTCCCTGAATGGGGCGGTTCCAATACTTGAGCAATTGGGCCATGGCCACGGCCATGCACCCCGCGTAAACATGTCCGCTCGGGCCGGCGGGATCGGCGGGGCAGAGTTCGTTGTACGGCCAGGATTGATTCCAGCTAACTTCTATCAGGGGACGGACTTCACGCGTGACGTCGAGGAAGGAGAAGTCACCGGCCGCCAGTTGCTGCCAGAGTCTTTGTTGCCCGGGCCTCGCGGTGCCGGTGGCCCTGCCGTGGCGCACATTGGCGGCGTAGGCTTCCATAAGCGCGTAAAAGGCCGGCGGGAGCGTTTCGCCCACCCTCCCCGGTTCGGTGGAATAGGCGAGGATGGGTGGAAGGTTGTCATCCGCGGGCAGGATGGCGAAGGTGTCGTCGGCGAAACGGACATAATAAAGCTCCGGCAAGCTGTCGTCACCGGAGTAAACGCGCCGCTCCGGTATGGGAAGGAACTGGCCGTCCTGATACGCCTGCATCTGCTTCAGTGGGCTGGCGGTGTCCGGCTGGAAGTGCCTGATCCATTTCCCGGAACTGTCCAGAGCTTGCGCGGGAGTGACGAACTCCGCGGCCAGAACGCCACAGAACAGCCATAAACAGGCTGCCAAGGCCGTGTTCCGAATCTTCAAAAGGCGTAACATCCTTCCTCCTTCGCGGGTTTGGGGCGGTTCCTGCTGGTAACGGGGCAATCAGCTCTGATATAATAAGCGTATTATTGCCCCGGCACAAGAAAAGAAAGCCAAACAACTCCGTTAATCCGTATGAAAATAAGTATATCCGACCCCGACCCATCACCAACCTTTTCCCTTTGTCCTTTTTCTCTTCGAAATCCGTCCAATCAGTAAATCCGTATTGAATTCGTATGCCTGACTCTTTTTCCTGTCCACGAATTGAACGGATCGTGGAAAAGGTAATCCTGAAGGCGTCCGGTAAAGCACCGGGTAGTTAATGCGCATAAATCACAATCGGTTATGGTTCAGATCAGGTCATAATGACGGGTATAGGGCAATCTCTCCAGAACCTCGTCCGTGCAGCCGCGGGTCAGTGCCAGATAGGCTTTGGCGGCTATGCCTTGTAACTCCGGGGTCAGGTAGCCCAGTTTGACCACGATGACATTCTGGGCAAAGGGGTCTATCTCCAAAACCCGGAACGGCTCCAGATCGGTGAAGCCGATGTGTTTGGAGGTCAGGATCAGGTCGAATTCCTCCGTCTGGAAAAGGACCAGGGTGGCGGCATAGAGGCCAAAGTTCTCCACCACCCGTAGCGGAACGCCCAGCAGCCTCAGCGGCTGGCAATACTGGGTGTCAAAGTTGCCGCCTACCCGGAGGGAAATCCTTTGGCCCATTCGCCCGGCGCAGACACGGACCGCCTCAGGATCATAGATACCGGCAACCGTGATGCTTTTGCCGCGCGTGAGGTGCTTCAGTTCGTTTGCCAGCAACGAGATGACGGCGGTGTTGTCGGAAGTTGAGCCGGCGGTGGGGTTGTCGCCGGAATCGGAGACCAGCACGGGCTTGCAAGTATCCCGCAGAGCCAGAGTGAGAGTCTGTTCGGGAGGATAGGCCGGAACGGAGAAGCAGAATTCGCCGCGCCGGGCGCTGAAACTGTCACGTATCCGGTGGGCGCAGGCATCCGCCAGGGCCTGGTCGTCTTGGGTGACTACGAGCGCGGTGACGCCGTTTTCCTCCGCGTCCGCCCAGGGAAAGCCCAAAAGCAGAGAGGCCGAGCAGACCCCCGGCAATGCTTCGATTTCGCGCAGTTCGGCGATCAGGGAGCGCATCGGCTCAAAGTCGGTTTCGGATTTTTCCCCGGCGATGAGGCAATCCAGGCGGGCGGCGCCCATCCGCAGTCTGGTTTTGGTGCTGAGTGCCAGGTCGGCCAGCCGGGCGGTTTGCCAGCCGGTTTCCCAAGCATCGGTGTGCGGGGCTGTTTTGAAACCGACCAGGGCTTCCGAGCAGCGCAGAAGATCCCGGGTGACCGTGGCGTGCATGTCCAGGCCGCAAAAGACGGGAAGGCCGGGGAACGCGGACTTGAGGGCGAGGAGCAGGTCACTTTCCGCGGAACCGATACCCCGAACCCGCATCGAACCGTGCAGGGCGAGCACGCAGGCGTCCACGGGTCCGGCTTCCTGCAGATAGTTGAAAAACTCGCTTTTGAGCCTGCTGTAAAGCTCCGCGTCCACTTCGCCATTCGGCACCGCCCGGGCAAAGACCAGCGGCATAAGTTCATATTCCGCTTGAGCTTGGAAATAAGAGATGATCCCTTTGGCAAGTAAATAGGCATCCTGATGAGCATATATTTCTTCGCGGCGAAAGATCAGGAAATCCTTCGCCCCGGTGACGAGGGGGCTGAAAGTGTTAGATTCGTGAAACAATCCGCCGATGGCGACACGCATGACATTCCTCTGCAGTTGGTTCCTTTTGGGATAAATCTGTCGACTGTGTGATTATGTCAAGCAGGATGTATTCTTTTCAGAGGGAAATCGGCCAATAATTGTTCAAGGCAGGTAAAGGTTGGCAGAGAATGAAGCGGCGGAGACTTGTCCGCTTTTGCCTGTCGCTGACAATCTGACTGATTCATCGGGAGGAGCCTATTTCGCTCGACATGTTTGACAAAATCTGGCCAGAGAGTTTTAGTGTAAATATCCGGCCTCAGGGAGGAAAAATGAAGGCGGTTCAAAGCTTTGTGATGTGCATTGTCCTGCTCTTCGGAGCGGCGGTTTTGACAGCGCAGGCGCCCGAATGGAAGTGGGCGGTTATCTCGAGAGGGGTTTTTCGCGTTGAAGGTCAGTCCGTAGCCCTCGACAGCCAGGGTAACTAGTATGTCGCCGGAAAGTTTGTAGACACAGCCGCTTTCGGCAGCCACAACCTGACATGAAGTGGATACGGAATACCGATTTGCTATTGGAGAGGCTTAACATGGCAAACGAGATAAAAGGACAAAAGGTTACTCTGCGAGACCTGACCGATGCTGATTTGAATGATTATCGAAAATGGTTTATAAAAGGGCTCGAATGGACCAAATGGGATGCGCCTTGGGAGGAAATGAGTGATACATTTGCCCAGAGCTTTATCCAAAAGCTATCCGAAAGACTGTCAAAAGGAGCCCAAGAGAAAAGAACGCGGTTTGAAATAGAAGTGGATGGCACTCATATTGGTTGGGTTTCTTCTTACTTCATTGAGAATAATCCGGACTTCCTGGCAGTTGGTATTGTCGTCCCGGAGGAAAATTTCTGGGGTAAGGGCATAGGCAAAGAAGCATCGCAACTGTGGGTTGAATACCTGTTTGAAAACCCTGGATTGGAATACATTTACTGTGAAACTTGGTCAGGTAATGAAAGAATGGTGCGTTTGGCCCTTGGTGTCGGTTTTGAAATCATTGAAGATGACAAGGTGCTGAAACATAACGGGATAAAGTATCACAAACTCAAATTCAGGATTGGCAATATATCCGCACCTCAAGGCAACTAAGGACCCGAAACGAAATAGACTTCTGTTACCTGACTCCAGCGGAATAACCACAATGCTGGAGAGCCTTTTCCAACTGCGCGGTGCTTTTTTGGCCCCAAACCCTTCCTCTGCCGGGAGCTGGAGCTTTTTCATTGACAGGGAAACAGCCGCCAAATCAGATGTCCGAAAAAGGCAAATAGAGATTGGCGGTAAGATTCCCATGCGCAAAAAATGGAAGATAGTCATAATCATAGTGGCGGCATTGCTGCTGCTGTTTCTTGGGCTGAGGCAGTGCGGAAAGGCTGCCCAGGGCAAGGCGGCGGCTTTGGGCGTGACTCCCAGCCACAAGGTGGCGAAGGGCGAAATCGTGGCGCGGGTGGAAATCACGGGTGAATTGCAGCCTGAGACGGTGGTTTCTATCAAATCCAAGGTTTCGGGCCGGATCGTGAAACTCTACGCGGACGAAAACGACTTCGTGAAGAAAGGGGACGTGATCGCGGACATCGAGCCGGACTATAACCAGGCGAACACGCTGTTCAGCACGAAAGCCCAGCTCAGCCGGGCGGAACTGCGGCTGAAAAACGCCCGGGACGATCTGGCGGACAAAAAGATCCTGCTTGACAAGGGTTACATCCCCCGGGAAAGCTATGACGCTGCCCGGGACGAACTGAGCTCGGCTGAAATCGAGTTTCGCCAGGCGCAAAGCCAGTATGAGGCTATCCAGGACATGGACGTGCCCGGCAAGGTTGTCCACGTCATCGCGCCCGCTTCCGGAACAGTGATAGAGCGCACAGTGAACGAAGGCGAAATGGTGCAGTCCAGCCTCACCAGCTTTGGCGAGGGAACTGTGGTGATGAAGATCGCGGACCTTTCGCGAATGGTGGTGAAGAGCAATATCAACGAGGTGGACATCGGCAAATTCCATCTGGGGCAGGAAGCCAAAATCAAGCTGGATGCGCTGCCTTACGAGGACTTCTCCGGCTCGATCGTGAAGATTGCTCCCGCGGCCATCAAGGAAAACAACGCCAAGGTCTTTCCCGTGGAAATCAGCATCAACGCCACCGGGGAAACAGCAAAGCCCGGATTGACCGCGGCGGTGACCATCATCGGCGAATCGCGCCAGAACGTATTGGTGATCCCCATCCGCGCGGTGTTCACCGACGACAAGAATCAGGATATCGTGTATCTGAAGCCCAAAGAGGACAAGGCCGCCAAAGATCAAAAGAATGTCCCGCCAAGCCAGCCTTTGCCCATCCCGGTGACCTTGGGCGCCAATGACCTCCAGAACGTGGAAGTGATCTCCGGTCTGAAGGAAGGCGACGAAATCCTGCTCGCGGAGCCCCCGGGGCAGAATAATTTTATGCGCATGATGATGAGGTAACGAGATGATAGAGATCAAAGGTCTGTCGCGCAGCTTTGGCCAGATCAAGGCCGTGGACAGGGTTAGCTTCGCTGTGGAAAGCGGCGAAATAGTGGGTTTTCTGGGCCCCAATGGCGCTGGGAAGACCACCACGATGCGCATGATGGTGGGCTACCTGCAGCCGGATGAAGGAAGCATCGAGCTTGACGGGCATAGCGTTTTTGACGACCCCATCACCGCCAGCGCCCGCATTGGCTATCTGCCGGAACACAATCCCCTTTACCCGGAAATGTCGGTGGGGGAATTCCTTATCTACCTGGGCCATCTGCGTCGGATGAAAGAGGCGAAGCTGGGGGAAAGGCTGGAATTCGTTCGCGAAGCCTGCGGCCTGGACGAGGTCTGGAACCAGCGCATCGCCACTCTTTCCAAGGGTTACCGGCAGCGTACCGGGCTGGCGGGGGCAATTCTCCACGATCCTGAAGTGCTCATCCTGGACGAGCCCACCGGCGGACTGGACCCCAATCAGATAATGGAAATCCGCGAACTCATCCGCGACTTGGGACAGGCCAAGACCGTGCTGCTCTCCAGCCACATCATGCAGGAAGTGCAGGCCCTGTGTTCGCGCGTTATCATCATCAACAAGGGCCGCGTGATAGTTGACGACAGGATTGAAAACCTGGGCGCCCACATCTCCGGTTTCCAGCGCGTGATTCTGGAACTCGAGGCGATGGAACCGGATTTTGATCCCTGGCTGAGTCAATACCCGGAGGTGAAGCTGGATTCGCGATCCCAAAACGGAGAGGCTTGCTTGCTGCATTTCCTTGCCCCGCCAGAAACCGACATCCGCAGGGAGCTTTCAGCCTTCGTGGCAGCCCAGGGCTGGCACTTGCTGAGCATCTACCAGGAAAAGCAAAGCCTGGAACACATCTTCCACGAGCTTACCTCGCAGGAGGAAATCCCGGTGGAGGAGGAGCCCCAGCTTCCCCAGGAGGAGATTGGCAAACTGGTGGCTAGGCATGACCCCATCGACAGTGACCTCATCTGCCCCGGGGAGGACCTGCCCCCGGAAAACGGCAACAACAACAAGGAGCAGCAATGAATCCCGCCCTCACCATCGCCAAAAAGGAATACTCGCTGGCACTTCGCTCCCTGGGCACCTACATCATCTTCGGCGTTTTCCTTCTCGCTGCCGGCATCTGGTTTGCCCTCACGGCCCTCAAGCTGGGAGTGGCGGACATGCGCGAAACTCTGGCCAGAATGCACTCCCTGTTCCTCTTTTTCATCCCGGCTATCACCATGGGTAGCATCGCCAAAGAGCGCAGCAGCGGGACCCTGGAGCTGATTTCCACCCTGCCCATCAGGTTGGGGCACATCGTTTGGGGAAAATTCCTGGCTGCCTGGGCGCAACTGGCCACTGTTCTGGCTTTTAGCCTCGTTTTTGCCGCCCTGATCTTCATCTTCGGAGTCGGAGTGGATGCCGGCGCCATTTTCACCGGCTACCTAGGCCTGCTCTGTGCCGGGGCGGCTTACATCGCCATCGGCATCTTTGCCAGCAGCCTCACGGAAAACCAGGTGCTGGCCTTCATCACCGCCCTGGCCATCTCCGGAGTCCTGTTCCTGCTGGGCCGCCTGGGCGAACTGATTCCCCTGAAGCTCTTTGCCGCCCTCGAGTATTTCGGCTTCGACTACCATCTGAATAGCTTCATCAAGGGAGTGATCGACACCCGCGACCTCATCTGGTTTGCCGCGGTCACCTTCATCTTTATGCTGCTGGCCCAATTCCGCCTCCAGAGCGCAAACCTGATGCAGGAGAGATAACATGAACACCCGCAGCCAAATTTTCGGAACCTACGCCGTCAAAATCCTCATCGCCGTCCTCGCGCTCATTCTGGCCAGCTTCCTCTATTTGCGCCTGGATGCAAGCAGCAGCCGCGCCCATTCCCTCAGTAAGGCCACCAAAGCTAGCCTGCGCTCCCTG is part of the Candidatus Cloacimonadota bacterium genome and harbors:
- a CDS encoding ATP-binding cassette domain-containing protein, translated to MIEIKGLSRSFGQIKAVDRVSFAVESGEIVGFLGPNGAGKTTTMRMMVGYLQPDEGSIELDGHSVFDDPITASARIGYLPEHNPLYPEMSVGEFLIYLGHLRRMKEAKLGERLEFVREACGLDEVWNQRIATLSKGYRQRTGLAGAILHDPEVLILDEPTGGLDPNQIMEIRELIRDLGQAKTVLLSSHIMQEVQALCSRVIIINKGRVIVDDRIENLGAHISGFQRVILELEAMEPDFDPWLSQYPEVKLDSRSQNGEACLLHFLAPPETDIRRELSAFVAAQGWHLLSIYQEKQSLEHIFHELTSQEEIPVEEEPQLPQEEIGKLVARHDPIDSDLICPGEDLPPENGNNNKEQQ
- a CDS encoding ABC transporter permease subunit produces the protein MNPALTIAKKEYSLALRSLGTYIIFGVFLLAAGIWFALTALKLGVADMRETLARMHSLFLFFIPAITMGSIAKERSSGTLELISTLPIRLGHIVWGKFLAAWAQLATVLAFSLVFAALIFIFGVGVDAGAIFTGYLGLLCAGAAYIAIGIFASSLTENQVLAFITALAISGVLFLLGRLGELIPLKLFAALEYFGFDYHLNSFIKGVIDTRDLIWFAAVTFIFMLLAQFRLQSANLMQER